The following are from one region of the Methanobacterium sp. genome:
- the cobM gene encoding precorrin-4 C(11)-methyltransferase, translated as MKGKVVFIGAGPGDPELLTIKGKNTLQRSDIIIYAGSLVNKEVLGYAPRDAQIYNSATMNLPEIIEVMEEGTENGKTVARVHTGDPSIYGAIGEQIEALREKKISFEIIPGVSSLFATAAALESELTLPEISQTVIITRPEGRTPKPSKESVKNLAKHEATMCIFLGIQMIEKVVEDLLSHYSPDTPVAVVKKASWKDQKIIRGTLEDIAIKVKDAGIKKTAMIVVGKVLDPGDITPSKLYDAEFTHEYRK; from the coding sequence ATGAAAGGAAAAGTAGTTTTTATTGGTGCAGGGCCTGGAGACCCTGAACTTTTAACAATAAAGGGTAAAAATACACTTCAAAGATCAGATATCATTATTTATGCAGGGTCGCTTGTAAATAAAGAAGTTTTAGGTTATGCGCCCAGGGATGCTCAAATATACAACAGTGCCACCATGAACCTCCCGGAAATAATTGAAGTAATGGAAGAAGGAACAGAGAATGGAAAGACAGTTGCACGAGTTCATACAGGGGATCCTTCAATATACGGCGCCATAGGTGAACAGATTGAAGCTTTAAGGGAGAAAAAGATATCTTTTGAAATAATTCCAGGTGTAAGCTCTCTTTTTGCAACTGCTGCAGCTCTTGAATCAGAGTTAACCCTCCCTGAGATTTCACAAACTGTAATAATAACAAGGCCTGAAGGAAGAACACCTAAACCATCAAAAGAATCAGTAAAAAATCTGGCAAAGCATGAAGCTACAATGTGCATCTTTTTAGGCATCCAGATGATTGAAAAAGTTGTTGAAGACCTTCTAAGTCATTACTCACCAGACACTCCTGTTGCAGTGGTAAAAAAAGCTTCCTGGAAAGACCAGAAGATAATCAGGGGGACTTTAGAAGATATTGCAATTAAAGTGAAAGATGCTGGAATTAAAAAAACTGCCATGATTGTGGTAGGTAAAGTGCTTGATCCTGGTGATATTACCCCTTCTAAACTTTATGATGCTGAATTTACCCATGAATACAGAAAATGA